The following proteins come from a genomic window of Microbacterium lemovicicum:
- a CDS encoding ABC transporter ATP-binding protein: MAESLSVGLSSRGARSSAPLLSVRDLSVTFPQRDGNPVQAVRGISYDVHPGEFLGIVGESGSGKSVSSLAVMGLLPSSARIQGEIEFDGRSLLTMDDAQLSRIRGKELAMVFQDPLSALTPVYSVGQQISEALRLHDRRLSAQGAEARAIELLKTVGIPDAERRARAFPHEYSGGMRQRAMIAMAIANDPKVIIADEPTTALDVTIQAQILEVLEKAKDITGAAVVLITHDLGVVAGHADRVGVMYAGKLVEIGTTDEIFHEPHMPYTIGLLRSVPNMLTAGSQRLVPLEGRPPSLSSLPSGCPFAPRCPIAIDECRTIEPPLQAYDPGSEPPHLAACIRSGEIARGELTRSDVFPRPEPLPEEAIAETGNAPVVVVEDLKRHFPLMKGAVFPRRIGTVRAVDGVSFELRPGRTLGLVGESGCGKTTTILEVMEMAKPQHGRITIQGKDVSSLSGKDLKGLRRDVQIVFQDPMGAIDPRLPIGEVITEPLLVQGASKSARDARVVELLDLVGLDGSMSDRYPHEFSGGQRQRIGIARALATNPSVIVLDEPLSALDVSIQAGVINLLEDLKERLGLSYIFVAHDLAVVRQMADDVAVMYLGAVVEQGPIAEVFNNPRHPYTKALISAAPIPDPRIERGRARILLKGDLPSPTQEITGCRFRTRCPLYELVDESRKQKCRDIDPTLLPHGSARVACHHVDQSSLVDVVAVTTATP; the protein is encoded by the coding sequence ATGGCTGAATCCCTCTCCGTCGGACTCTCGAGCCGCGGAGCGCGCTCGAGTGCGCCCCTGCTCTCGGTCCGCGACCTCAGCGTCACCTTCCCGCAGCGCGACGGCAACCCTGTCCAGGCCGTGCGCGGCATCTCCTACGACGTGCACCCGGGCGAGTTCCTGGGCATCGTGGGGGAGTCCGGTTCGGGCAAATCGGTCTCCTCGCTCGCGGTCATGGGCCTTCTTCCCTCGAGCGCCCGCATCCAGGGCGAGATCGAGTTCGACGGCCGTTCGCTGCTCACCATGGATGACGCCCAGCTGTCGCGCATCCGCGGCAAGGAGCTGGCGATGGTGTTTCAGGACCCGCTGTCGGCCCTGACGCCCGTCTACTCCGTGGGCCAGCAGATCAGCGAGGCGCTGCGGCTCCACGACCGTCGTCTGTCGGCGCAGGGTGCCGAGGCGCGGGCGATCGAGCTGCTCAAGACCGTCGGCATCCCCGACGCCGAACGCCGGGCGCGCGCCTTCCCGCACGAGTACTCCGGCGGCATGCGGCAGCGCGCGATGATCGCCATGGCCATCGCGAACGACCCGAAGGTGATCATCGCCGACGAGCCCACCACGGCGCTCGACGTGACCATCCAGGCTCAGATCCTCGAGGTCCTCGAGAAGGCGAAGGACATCACCGGCGCGGCGGTCGTGCTCATCACGCACGACCTCGGCGTCGTCGCCGGTCACGCCGACCGTGTGGGCGTCATGTACGCCGGCAAGCTCGTCGAGATCGGCACGACCGACGAGATCTTCCACGAGCCGCACATGCCGTACACGATCGGCCTGCTGCGCTCGGTCCCCAACATGCTCACCGCGGGCTCGCAGCGGCTGGTGCCGCTGGAAGGCCGACCGCCGTCGCTGAGCAGCCTGCCGTCCGGCTGCCCCTTCGCACCGCGCTGCCCGATCGCGATCGACGAGTGCCGCACGATCGAGCCGCCGCTGCAGGCCTACGATCCCGGCAGCGAGCCCCCGCACCTCGCCGCATGCATCCGCTCCGGAGAGATCGCGCGGGGCGAGCTGACCCGCTCCGACGTGTTCCCGCGGCCCGAGCCGCTGCCCGAGGAGGCGATCGCCGAGACCGGCAACGCTCCCGTCGTCGTCGTCGAAGACCTCAAGCGTCACTTCCCGCTCATGAAGGGCGCGGTGTTCCCCCGCCGCATCGGCACGGTGCGCGCGGTCGACGGCGTGAGCTTCGAGCTGCGTCCCGGGCGCACGCTCGGTCTCGTGGGCGAGTCGGGCTGCGGCAAGACCACCACGATCCTCGAGGTCATGGAGATGGCCAAGCCGCAGCACGGGCGCATCACGATCCAGGGCAAGGACGTTTCCTCCCTCTCCGGCAAGGATCTGAAGGGTCTGCGCCGAGACGTGCAGATCGTCTTCCAGGACCCGATGGGGGCCATCGACCCCCGCCTGCCGATCGGCGAAGTGATCACCGAGCCGCTGCTGGTGCAGGGCGCCTCCAAGTCCGCACGGGACGCACGCGTCGTGGAGCTGCTCGACCTCGTGGGGCTCGACGGGTCCATGTCCGATCGGTACCCGCACGAGTTCTCGGGCGGCCAGCGCCAGCGCATCGGCATCGCCCGTGCCCTGGCGACCAATCCGTCGGTCATCGTGCTGGACGAACCGCTGTCCGCGCTCGACGTCTCGATCCAGGCCGGCGTGATCAACCTGCTCGAAGACCTGAAGGAGCGACTCGGCCTGTCGTACATCTTCGTCGCGCACGACCTCGCGGTCGTGCGGCAGATGGCGGACGACGTCGCGGTCATGTACCTCGGCGCCGTGGTGGAGCAGGGCCCGATCGCCGAGGTGTTCAACAACCCGCGGCATCCGTACACGAAGGCCCTCATCTCGGCGGCGCCCATCCCCGATCCGCGGATCGAGCGGGGGCGCGCGCGCATCCTGCTGAAGGGCGATCTGCCGAGTCCGACGCAGGAGATCACCGGATGCCGCTTCCGCACCCGGTGCCCTCTGTACGAGCTCGTCGACGAGTCGCGCAAGCAGAAGTGCCGCGACATCGATCCCACCCTGCTGCCCCACGGCAGCGCGCGGGTGGCCTGTCACCATGTCGACCAGTCGTCGCTCGTCGACGTGGTCGCCGTCACGACGGCCACACCCTGA
- a CDS encoding ABC transporter permease gives MQEDVIEASLDDDKVITQARRPLSRNRLVWLRLKGMPRFWVGASVLVFIVLWAFLGPLLYQWSPTQRDSYNMNLGPTMMHWFGTNAIGQDIYAQTLSGLQKSLVIGLIAGPAATIIAAVVGSTAGYLGGWVDKTIGWFVHLLLVIPAFFILVLLSPLYRGLSWVALTVFLAIFSWMIMAQVVRSQTRSLRNRDFVRAARYMGMPTGAILRRHIIPNIASLLIIDATLGVVAAIMSETSLSYFGFGVQKPEVSLGTLLADGTAAALTRPWLFVFPAMVLIALLFAISLIGDALRDAIDPTSGVNNG, from the coding sequence ATGCAGGAAGACGTCATCGAGGCCTCCCTCGACGACGACAAGGTCATCACCCAGGCGCGCCGCCCCCTGTCGCGCAACCGACTGGTCTGGCTGCGCCTGAAGGGGATGCCGCGGTTCTGGGTGGGCGCGTCGGTGCTGGTGTTCATCGTGCTGTGGGCCTTCCTCGGACCCCTGCTGTACCAGTGGTCGCCGACGCAGCGCGACTCGTACAACATGAACCTCGGACCGACCATGATGCACTGGTTCGGCACGAACGCGATCGGGCAGGACATCTACGCCCAGACGCTGTCCGGCCTCCAGAAGTCCCTCGTCATCGGTCTCATCGCCGGTCCTGCGGCGACCATCATCGCGGCCGTCGTCGGCTCGACCGCGGGCTATCTCGGGGGCTGGGTCGACAAGACCATCGGATGGTTCGTCCACCTGCTGCTCGTCATCCCCGCGTTCTTCATCCTCGTGCTGCTCAGCCCGCTGTACCGGGGACTGTCGTGGGTGGCGCTCACGGTGTTCCTCGCCATCTTCAGCTGGATGATCATGGCGCAGGTGGTGCGCAGTCAGACGCGATCCCTGCGCAATCGCGACTTCGTGCGCGCGGCGCGCTACATGGGCATGCCCACCGGCGCCATCCTGCGGCGCCACATCATCCCCAACATCGCCTCGCTGCTGATCATCGACGCCACGCTCGGCGTCGTGGCGGCGATCATGTCGGAGACGTCGCTGAGCTACTTCGGCTTCGGCGTCCAGAAGCCGGAGGTGTCGCTCGGCACGCTGCTGGCCGACGGCACCGCCGCCGCGCTCACGCGCCCGTGGCTGTTCGTCTTCCCCGCGATGGTGCTGATCGCCCTGCTGTTCGCGATCAGCCTGATCGGCGACGCCCTGCGCGACGCCATCGACCCCACCTCCGGAGTGAACAATGGCTGA
- a CDS encoding ABC transporter permease, whose amino-acid sequence MTLYIVRRFINYAILSLVATCLAYILASVVLDPAERFYGKNPRPPQASIDASLNAMGVNPDVPVLVRLWNWLVGLFTQFSLGQTVGGQSVTEEIITRSGASLRLLLIGSLIGAVLGVVLGVWGAVRQYKASDQVVTYSSFLVFATPTFVIGVLLMIAATAFNNAVGSQVIQFTGEYTAGISGNWWDLALDRGIHLLLPTIALALIGAASYSRYQRSVMLDVLGADYIRTARSKGLQRNAALVRHGVRIALIPMTTFFAYSFGTLIAGSAMLEIVFSWRGMGQFTLEAVTKNDINVMAGSTLYIAVLVLLSSTLSEVLYSALDPRVRS is encoded by the coding sequence ATGACCCTGTACATCGTGCGCAGGTTCATCAACTACGCGATCCTCAGCCTCGTCGCCACCTGCCTCGCCTACATCCTCGCCAGCGTCGTCCTCGACCCGGCGGAGCGCTTCTACGGCAAGAACCCCCGCCCGCCGCAGGCGTCGATCGACGCGTCGCTCAACGCGATGGGCGTGAACCCCGACGTGCCGGTGCTCGTGCGGCTGTGGAACTGGCTCGTGGGGCTGTTCACGCAGTTCTCGCTCGGTCAGACCGTCGGCGGACAGTCCGTGACCGAGGAGATCATCACGCGGTCGGGCGCCAGCCTCCGGCTTCTGCTCATCGGCTCGCTCATCGGCGCGGTGCTCGGCGTCGTCCTGGGCGTCTGGGGTGCGGTGCGGCAGTACAAGGCGAGCGACCAGGTCGTCACCTACAGCTCGTTCCTCGTCTTCGCCACCCCGACCTTCGTCATCGGCGTCCTCCTGATGATCGCCGCCACCGCGTTCAACAACGCGGTCGGCTCGCAGGTGATCCAGTTCACGGGGGAGTACACCGCGGGCATATCGGGGAACTGGTGGGATCTCGCCCTGGACCGCGGCATCCATCTGCTCCTGCCGACGATCGCACTCGCCCTCATCGGCGCGGCGTCGTACTCCCGCTACCAGCGCAGCGTCATGCTCGACGTGCTCGGCGCCGACTACATCCGCACCGCCCGGTCCAAGGGCCTCCAGCGCAACGCCGCACTGGTGCGCCACGGCGTCCGCATCGCGCTCATCCCGATGACCACGTTCTTCGCCTACAGCTTCGGCACCCTCATCGCGGGTTCCGCGATGCTGGAGATCGTGTTCAGCTGGCGCGGCATGGGCCAGTTCACGCTCGAGGCCGTCACGAAGAACGACATCAACGTGATGGCGGGCTCCACGCTGTACATCGCCGTGCTGGTGCTGCTGTCATCCACCCTGTCCGAAGTGCTGTACTCGGCTCTGGACCCTCGAGTGAGGAGCTGA
- a CDS encoding PH domain-containing protein, translating to MFRATSGTIALIAAGVVALLLLGDAVVRAGWGQMLLLAPWVLLVVWLIYVSMYASAIETDAAGATVQNFLRRTRVPWAKVQDIRLRYQVVFELDDGRLFKAYGGPVAGRPVRDRGRMGLQMRREPPALRELSLIQEQWETAREQGTPDTPVTRSWDILALVAFGVIAVGALVAVFITSVPA from the coding sequence GTGTTCCGCGCGACGTCGGGGACCATCGCGCTGATCGCGGCCGGCGTGGTGGCGCTGCTCCTCCTCGGCGACGCCGTCGTGCGCGCGGGCTGGGGTCAGATGCTGCTCCTCGCCCCCTGGGTGCTTCTCGTGGTGTGGCTCATCTACGTCTCCATGTACGCCTCGGCGATCGAGACGGATGCCGCGGGTGCCACCGTGCAGAACTTCCTGCGTCGCACGCGGGTGCCGTGGGCGAAGGTGCAGGACATCCGCCTCCGCTACCAGGTCGTCTTCGAACTCGACGACGGACGGCTGTTCAAGGCGTACGGCGGCCCCGTGGCGGGGCGCCCGGTCCGCGACCGCGGGCGCATGGGGCTGCAGATGCGCCGGGAGCCGCCGGCACTGCGAGAGCTCAGCCTCATCCAGGAGCAGTGGGAGACCGCCAGGGAGCAGGGCACTCCCGACACGCCCGTGACGCGCTCGTGGGACATCCTCGCGCTCGTCGCTTTCGGGGTCATTGCGGTGGGCGCGCTTGTCGCGGTGTTCATCACAAGCGTGCCGGCGTGA
- a CDS encoding dipeptide ABC transporter ATP-binding protein yields MSGIATTPLLSIRDLKIAFDSQSGSREVIHGVSFDIFPGETVAIVGESGSGKSTTASAVINLLPGTGHVTAGSITLDGMELTDLTSSDMERVRGRDIGYVPQDPMSNLNPVWSIGFQVKEAVRANGIATGKKDIEARAIEVLKQAGLADADKRMHQYPHQFSGGMRQRALIGIGLAADPKLLIADEPTSALDVTVQRVILDHMAGLTREKGTSVLLITHDLGLAAERAERIIVMKDGEIVEAGPSRLILENPVHPYTRRLVAAAPSLASQRIQAKVEDRGIETMDDVAGIPPTLRVRDLTKDYKIRMGGFRSEPFRAVDAVSFDIPRGRTMALVGESGSGKSTVARMVLALESPTSGSIEVDGKDIASLGRSDVFALRRRMQPVFQDPYGSIDPLRNIGNTIAEPLNIHKVGDKASRRARVRELLDQVSLPQALASRYANELSGGQRQRVAIARALALKPDILILDEAVSALDVLVQDQVLQLLAELQSELNLTYLFITHDLAVVRVAADLVCVMERGRVVEKGTVDEIFANPSQEYTRRLLDAIPGASIPLGGGAGGGL; encoded by the coding sequence ATGAGCGGCATCGCCACCACGCCACTGCTGAGCATCCGCGACCTCAAGATCGCGTTCGACTCGCAGTCGGGCTCCCGCGAGGTCATCCACGGGGTCAGCTTCGACATCTTCCCCGGCGAGACGGTCGCGATCGTCGGCGAATCGGGGTCGGGGAAGTCCACGACCGCCTCCGCCGTCATCAATCTGCTCCCCGGCACCGGGCACGTCACCGCGGGCAGCATCACGCTGGACGGCATGGAGCTCACCGACCTCACATCCTCCGACATGGAGCGCGTGCGGGGCCGCGACATCGGCTACGTGCCGCAGGACCCGATGTCGAACCTTAATCCGGTGTGGTCCATCGGGTTCCAGGTGAAGGAGGCCGTCCGAGCGAACGGCATCGCGACCGGCAAGAAGGACATCGAGGCCCGCGCCATCGAGGTGCTCAAGCAGGCGGGTCTGGCCGATGCCGACAAGCGCATGCACCAGTACCCGCACCAGTTCTCCGGCGGCATGCGCCAGCGGGCGCTGATCGGCATCGGACTGGCGGCCGACCCCAAGCTGCTCATCGCCGACGAGCCCACCTCGGCGCTCGACGTCACCGTGCAGCGGGTCATCCTCGATCACATGGCCGGTCTCACCCGTGAGAAGGGCACATCGGTGCTGCTGATCACGCACGACCTCGGTCTCGCGGCGGAGCGCGCCGAGCGCATCATCGTGATGAAGGACGGGGAGATCGTCGAGGCGGGGCCCAGCCGCCTCATCCTCGAGAACCCGGTGCACCCCTACACCCGTCGACTCGTCGCGGCCGCGCCCAGCCTCGCTTCGCAGCGGATCCAGGCGAAGGTCGAGGACCGCGGCATCGAGACGATGGACGACGTCGCCGGCATCCCGCCCACACTGCGCGTGCGCGACCTCACCAAGGACTACAAGATCCGCATGGGCGGGTTCCGCAGCGAGCCCTTCCGCGCCGTGGACGCCGTCTCCTTCGACATCCCGCGCGGTCGCACGATGGCCCTCGTGGGGGAGTCCGGCTCGGGCAAGTCGACGGTGGCCCGCATGGTGCTCGCCCTCGAGAGCCCCACGTCGGGCTCGATCGAGGTCGACGGCAAGGACATCGCGTCGCTGGGCCGGTCGGACGTGTTCGCGCTGCGCCGGCGCATGCAGCCCGTGTTCCAGGACCCGTACGGCTCCATCGATCCGCTCCGCAACATCGGCAACACGATCGCCGAGCCGCTCAACATCCACAAGGTGGGCGACAAGGCGTCCCGTCGCGCACGCGTGCGAGAGCTCCTCGATCAGGTCTCCCTGCCGCAGGCGCTCGCCTCGCGCTACGCCAACGAGCTCTCCGGCGGCCAGCGCCAGCGCGTCGCCATCGCCCGCGCGCTCGCGCTCAAGCCCGACATCCTCATCCTCGATGAGGCCGTCTCCGCGCTGGACGTGCTCGTCCAGGATCAGGTGCTCCAGCTGCTGGCAGAGCTCCAGAGCGAGCTGAACCTCACGTATCTGTTCATCACCCACGACCTCGCCGTCGTCCGCGTCGCGGCCGACCTCGTGTGCGTCATGGAGCGCGGGCGCGTCGTCGAGAAGGGCACGGTGGACGAGATCTTCGCCAATCCCTCGCAGGAGTACACCCGTCGCCTCCTCGACGCCATCCCCGGAGCGTCCATCCCCCTCGGGGGCGGCGCCGGCGGCGGACTCTGA
- a CDS encoding ABC transporter permease, translating into MSSERAPQAHFVAPITDDTLAVDVVRVQEKPSNLWSDAWRDIRKRPTFWVCLVVILTVLLMAVWPTLFTQVPPNDNCQLSDSNAGPASGHPLGFTFLGCDIWSRMVWGAQTSLVVGLLATVIGTVIGLVVGALAGFYGGWLDGVLSRIGDIFFSIPYILAAIVVMSVFSENRTVLTLGFAIGGFAWASTARIVRAEILRVRQADFVTASRALGQSRFSTLITHVVPNAIAPLIVVTTISLAAAIVAEATLSFLGVGLGSGTMSWGNDISQAQQSLRVAPMALIYPSILLTVTVLAFILLGELIRDALDPRARARR; encoded by the coding sequence ATGTCAAGTGAACGAGCCCCGCAGGCGCACTTCGTCGCCCCGATCACGGACGACACGCTCGCCGTGGACGTCGTCCGTGTGCAGGAGAAGCCGAGCAACCTCTGGAGCGACGCCTGGCGGGACATCCGCAAGCGCCCGACCTTCTGGGTCTGCCTCGTCGTCATCCTCACCGTGCTGCTCATGGCGGTGTGGCCCACGCTGTTCACGCAGGTCCCGCCGAACGACAACTGCCAGCTGTCCGACAGCAACGCAGGCCCCGCCAGCGGGCACCCGCTCGGCTTCACCTTCCTCGGCTGCGACATCTGGTCGCGCATGGTGTGGGGCGCGCAGACCTCGCTGGTCGTCGGCCTGCTGGCCACGGTCATCGGCACCGTCATCGGCCTGGTGGTCGGTGCCCTGGCCGGCTTCTACGGCGGCTGGCTGGACGGCGTCCTCTCGCGCATCGGCGACATCTTCTTCTCGATCCCGTACATCCTCGCGGCGATCGTGGTCATGAGCGTGTTCTCCGAGAACCGCACCGTGCTGACGCTCGGGTTCGCGATCGGCGGGTTCGCGTGGGCGTCGACGGCGCGCATCGTGCGCGCGGAGATCCTCCGCGTCCGTCAGGCCGACTTCGTCACCGCCTCGCGGGCGCTCGGCCAGTCGCGCTTCTCGACGCTCATCACCCACGTCGTCCCGAACGCCATCGCACCCCTGATCGTGGTCACCACGATCAGCCTCGCCGCGGCCATCGTCGCGGAGGCGACGCTGTCGTTCCTGGGCGTCGGCCTCGGCAGCGGGACGATGTCGTGGGGCAACGACATCAGCCAGGCGCAGCAGTCGCTGCGCGTGGCGCCCATGGCCCTGATCTACCCGTCGATCCTGCTGACGGTCACGGTCCTGGCCTTCATCCTTCTGGGCGAGCTCATCAGAGACGCCCTCGACCCGAGAGCGAGGGCGCGCCGATGA
- a CDS encoding ABC transporter permease, whose product MLGYILRRLLQVIPVFFGATLLIYFLVFAMPGDPILGLFGDKAPSPQLVAQLRAQYHLDQPFIVQYFYYILGIFRLDLGQTFSGQSVNDVLARTLPVTGRLAVMAIAIEFTLAIIIGTVSAIRKGKLFDNTMLVIALIFVALPIFVLSFLAQYFLAIQLGWFKPTVGAQNDWGDLLLPALVLGFSLYATSMRLMRSSVIETLNQDWVRTAYSKGLPRRRVIPVHVLRNSLIPVITNSATNFGVLLVGATVTEGIFNVPGVGNTLFQATLRHEGPTIVSFVTVFVIIYVLVNLVVDLLYGLLDPRIRYVK is encoded by the coding sequence ATGCTCGGCTACATCCTCAGACGTCTACTGCAGGTGATTCCCGTCTTCTTCGGGGCCACGCTGCTCATCTACTTCCTGGTGTTCGCCATGCCGGGAGACCCCATCCTCGGGCTCTTCGGGGACAAGGCGCCGAGCCCTCAGCTCGTCGCGCAGCTGCGTGCGCAGTACCACCTGGACCAGCCGTTCATCGTCCAGTACTTCTACTACATCCTCGGCATCTTCCGCCTGGACCTGGGGCAGACCTTCTCGGGACAGTCCGTGAACGACGTCCTCGCCCGCACCCTGCCCGTCACCGGGCGCCTCGCGGTCATGGCGATCGCCATCGAGTTCACCCTGGCCATCATCATCGGCACGGTCTCGGCCATCCGCAAGGGCAAGCTGTTCGACAACACGATGCTCGTCATCGCGCTGATCTTCGTGGCGCTGCCGATCTTCGTGCTGAGCTTCCTCGCGCAGTACTTCCTCGCGATCCAACTCGGGTGGTTCAAGCCGACCGTGGGCGCCCAGAACGACTGGGGAGACCTGCTGCTGCCGGCTCTGGTGCTCGGATTCAGCCTGTACGCGACCAGCATGCGCCTGATGCGCAGCTCGGTCATCGAGACCCTGAACCAGGATTGGGTGCGCACCGCCTACAGCAAGGGCCTGCCCCGACGTCGCGTCATCCCCGTGCACGTCCTGCGCAACTCGCTCATCCCCGTCATCACGAACTCCGCGACGAACTTCGGCGTGCTGCTCGTGGGAGCCACGGTCACGGAGGGCATCTTCAACGTCCCCGGCGTCGGCAACACCCTCTTCCAGGCGACGCTCCGCCACGAGGGCCCGACGATCGTGTCCTTCGTCACCGTCTTCGTCATCATCTACGTGCTGGTCAACCTCGTCGTGGATCTGCTCTACGGCCTGCTCGACCCGAGGATCCGCTATGTCAAGTGA
- a CDS encoding peptide ABC transporter substrate-binding protein, which produces MKRNKIALLGVALLAAGSIALAGCAGGGGGTTSGSAEGGSTSAVIRVNGSEPQNGLIPTNTNEVGGGKILDSIFAGLAYYDGDGAIVNEMADSITVDDSSTLTVKLKQGQKFTDGTEVKASNFIKAWNYGAQASNAQLNQSWFSDIEGFSEESDSELTGLAEVDDYTFTIALSSPVAADFALRLGYSAYFPLPDVAFDDMEAFGEAPIGNGPYKLSSDSAWEHDVQITLVKNDDYQGGRTVQNGGLTIVFYATQDASYADLLGGNVDVIDGVPPAALATYQSDLGDRAVNQPAAIFQSFTIPESFAHFSGEEGTLRRQAISMSINRPEITKTVFNDTRTPASDFTSPVIDGWSDSLTGAEVLDYNPDEAKKLWAEADAISPWDGTFQIAYNSDGGHQTWVDAVSNSIKNTLGIDASGAPYVDFASLRTEVTNRTITTAFRTGWQADYPGLYNFLAPLYVTGASSNDGDYTNPEFDALLADGAAAENTEAANAEYVKAQEILLQDLPVIPLWYSNVSGGYGEGVQNVQFGWNSVPLYYEITKSE; this is translated from the coding sequence TTGAAGCGCAATAAGATCGCCCTGCTGGGCGTGGCGCTGCTCGCAGCCGGGAGCATCGCGCTCGCCGGTTGCGCGGGCGGCGGCGGCGGCACCACCTCGGGCTCGGCGGAGGGCGGCAGCACGTCCGCCGTCATCCGCGTCAACGGCTCCGAGCCCCAGAACGGACTCATCCCGACGAACACCAACGAGGTGGGCGGCGGAAAGATCCTCGACTCGATCTTCGCCGGTCTCGCCTACTACGACGGCGACGGCGCGATCGTCAACGAGATGGCCGACTCGATCACGGTGGACGACTCCTCCACCCTGACCGTGAAGCTCAAGCAGGGCCAGAAGTTCACGGACGGCACCGAGGTCAAGGCCAGCAACTTCATCAAGGCCTGGAACTACGGCGCTCAGGCCTCCAACGCCCAGCTGAACCAGTCCTGGTTCTCCGACATCGAGGGCTTCTCCGAGGAGTCCGACTCGGAGCTCACCGGCCTGGCCGAGGTCGACGACTACACGTTCACCATCGCGCTGAGCTCTCCCGTCGCCGCCGACTTCGCGCTGCGCCTCGGCTACTCGGCGTACTTCCCGCTCCCTGACGTCGCGTTCGACGACATGGAGGCGTTCGGCGAGGCGCCGATCGGCAACGGCCCCTACAAGCTGTCCAGCGACAGCGCGTGGGAGCACGACGTGCAGATCACGCTGGTCAAGAACGACGACTACCAGGGCGGTCGCACGGTGCAGAACGGTGGCCTGACCATCGTCTTCTACGCCACGCAGGACGCGTCCTACGCCGACCTCCTCGGCGGCAACGTCGACGTGATCGACGGTGTTCCGCCGGCAGCGCTCGCGACCTATCAGTCCGACCTCGGTGACCGCGCGGTCAATCAGCCCGCCGCCATCTTCCAGTCCTTCACCATCCCGGAGTCCTTCGCGCACTTCTCGGGCGAAGAGGGCACGCTGCGTCGCCAGGCGATCTCGATGTCGATCAACCGGCCGGAGATCACCAAGACCGTCTTCAACGACACCCGCACGCCGGCGAGCGACTTCACGTCGCCGGTCATCGACGGCTGGTCCGACTCCCTGACCGGCGCCGAGGTGCTGGACTACAACCCGGACGAGGCGAAGAAGCTGTGGGCGGAAGCCGACGCCATCTCGCCCTGGGACGGCACGTTCCAGATCGCGTACAACTCCGACGGCGGCCACCAGACCTGGGTCGACGCGGTGAGCAACTCGATCAAGAACACGCTCGGCATCGACGCGTCGGGCGCACCGTACGTCGACTTCGCGTCGCTGCGCACCGAGGTCACCAACCGCACCATCACGACGGCGTTCCGCACGGGATGGCAGGCCGACTACCCCGGTCTGTACAACTTCCTGGCACCGCTGTACGTGACGGGCGCGAGCTCGAACGACGGTGACTACACCAACCCCGAGTTCGATGCGCTCCTCGCCGACGGCGCGGCCGCAGAGAACACCGAGGCGGCCAACGCCGAGTACGTCAAGGCCCAGGAGATCCTCCTCCAGGACCTGCCCGTCATCCCGCTGTGGTACTCCAACGTCAGCGGCGGCTACGGCGAGGGCGTGCAGAACGTCCAGTTCGGCTGGAACTCCGTCCCGCTGTACTACGAGATCACCAAGTCCGAGTAA
- a CDS encoding CPBP family intramembrane glutamic endopeptidase encodes MSLDRPRNEGQDAAADAPWGQAARTRRWWEMGLVLAVTVGQSALYSVLTLVRRLLAPAPLGQQTTQLNPSQDTAALWDVLYRTLAVFFDLALVALVVYLLWEPGKSALRRIGLDFRRFGGDVGRGILLLAVIGIPGLGLYAVGRALGITVQVQASGLDSAWWTVPLLVLSALRAGLTEEVVFIGYLFDRLRRQGWGWWTIILSTAALRAAYHAYQGIGPIIGNFVMGVVFGWCYRRWGRVMPLVVAHTLIDIIAFVGYPLAVGLWPGLFGPVPMPTGTPTPTPSAG; translated from the coding sequence ATGTCGCTCGATCGACCCCGGAATGAGGGGCAGGATGCCGCGGCTGACGCCCCGTGGGGACAGGCTGCCCGCACCCGCCGCTGGTGGGAGATGGGCCTGGTCCTCGCGGTCACGGTGGGGCAGTCCGCGCTCTACTCGGTGCTCACGCTCGTGCGCAGACTGCTCGCGCCGGCTCCCCTCGGTCAGCAGACCACTCAGCTGAACCCGTCGCAGGACACCGCCGCTCTGTGGGACGTCCTCTACCGGACACTGGCCGTCTTCTTCGACCTCGCCCTGGTCGCCCTCGTGGTCTATCTGCTGTGGGAGCCCGGGAAGAGCGCGCTCCGGCGGATCGGGCTGGACTTCCGGAGGTTCGGCGGCGACGTGGGGCGCGGCATCCTGCTGCTCGCGGTCATCGGCATCCCCGGACTCGGTCTCTACGCCGTCGGCCGTGCGCTCGGCATCACGGTGCAGGTGCAGGCCTCGGGGCTCGACTCCGCGTGGTGGACGGTGCCGCTGCTGGTGCTCTCGGCCCTGCGGGCGGGGCTGACCGAGGAGGTCGTCTTCATCGGCTACCTCTTCGACCGGCTGCGCCGGCAGGGCTGGGGCTGGTGGACGATCATCCTGTCGACGGCCGCGCTGCGGGCGGCGTACCACGCCTACCAGGGCATCGGTCCGATCATCGGCAACTTCGTGATGGGCGTCGTCTTCGGCTGGTGCTACCGCCGCTGGGGACGCGTCATGCCGCTCGTCGTCGCCCACACCCTCATCGACATCATCGCCTTCGTGGGCTATCCCCTGGCGGTCGGCCTGTGGCCGGGGCTGTTCGGTCCGGTGCCGATGCCGACCGGCACGCCGACCCCGACCCCGTCGGCCGGCTGA